TTTGGTTGGAGCTACCATGCATGGCCATAGCCCTTGTAGACTTTCAAACTGAGGAACCTGCACCATGCAATGATAATAAGATCAGAAACTTTCACAGACAATTGCTCTGAATCGTAAAAAGTGAAAGGTGGTGTGCAATAAAATATAATTACttctccaatttttcttccCAGCTGATGGAGCAAGTTTAGTTTCTACGAACATACACCCAAAAGGAAACACGACCAGAGAATTCTTTATATTCACAAGACATACCTCAATTCTAATACCACAACCTCGTAGGAGAACAACGTTAGCGATGCTTTTTCCTTCGACAGCCCTTTTTGCATTTAGTGGATGTGCAACCAAGATTCGTGACATTTCCTTGGACAACTCATTAACCACTTCAGCTGTATGCTTTGCCTCATCAGTTTTGTCAAGAGCTTGAGCTTGTAAAAGTAAGCGATTGTCCTTTAAGGGATCTGTCCCTGATATATTGCCGCTTAACTTTGGTCCTTTTACAACCACCCCACATCTATGCTCCGTTGCATATCTGCAGCAGAGGATTTGCATTGCTTCTTATCTTCACagagaaaataaaaagcaaCATAAAGTTCTTATGACTGACAGGAATATCAACTTGATGGCTGGCAacataagaaaataattttggaAAAACATCTTATAGGACCTATTCCAATCAGTAAAAACTTTGGAACATCATGACTAACTAATACTATGCCTATATTTACCTCTTTTTGGAAACGTGGATAAAAATCTGAGAATTACAAGCAAATAATTGAAACCTCATAAAAGGTATGTCATGTTGCATGGAAAAGAAATGCAAGTAAAAGCACTCGACCTGACTCTAACTTCATACTGGGGAAAAGATGGCAGTTTCATTCCATCCAGCGCTGCACATAGAATAGGTCCTTCCTCTTCAAAGTGCCTATCAGCCCTCCGGCTAATGACAATTCCAGTTTTCTCATCCAAGGTTGCGAAGTTTGACTGAGAATACAAGTTGGAAAAGGACGTAGCTCAGAAGCAACCACGTGATAAGTTGATAACCAGCTTAGATGAAACCACATATGTCATGTCGAATATGAATACCCCTTGCATAGCTGATAGATTGATCACATGCAAACTAATAAGACATTTTTAAAATAGGAAACGAGGTAAGCACATACTTTAAAAGCAATATCTCCAGGTGACATTGCTAGTCCAGCACCCATTGATTCAAATGCACCCCGACCCCGATAATACACCCTTGGATCATAGCCCAATAAAGAAAGATGAGCAGTATCACTTCCACAAGCCAAACCCACTTCCACAGGATCCATCAGGCCATTGACTCCAGCCGATGCAATGGCGtccaagtttggtgttttggctGCTTGTAAAGGGGTTTTGTAGCCAAGCTTTGGCAATGATACATCACCCAATCCATCAATTAACACAAATGCCACCCTACTCTTTGGCTGATCCAAATTCACCATGCTTCTATAGGATGTGATAAGCTTTTCCCTCTATGCACTTTGCTAAGATTATCAGTGGAGAAGTTATAGCACAACAAGTGATGGCACCAATGTTTTGGATAGCTTTGACTGATATGAGGATGATAGCATATAGTTTCCTAACCAAGACAACAGCTGTTAAAGATCAAAGAGATAAAGACTTGAACTTGAAATTATGTAAGTGATAGCAAGAGTTGACGCTTTATGAATTCTACTTATAAGACTTCCAATCTTGACAAAGAATTTAGCAATCAGGCGATACTCAATGAAAGGGAGCAATATTAGCTGATGCATAAAAGAACCAAATAAGTTTAAGTCTCAGAATCACAAATTAACATGTATTAAATTATCAACAATCAAGATAACTCATGAAATCCAATAATAACTCAAGCAGGAAGAATACATCAACCATAAAAGCAAATGTTCAGGTGCTCAAACAAATACTATAATTATATGCAACTTCAACCGCCAAAGAAATGCAGTTCATCCACCAGAATTGGATGGTAATAACGCCATCGTTGAAGCTGTAACTATAACAAACAGCAGAAAGCTGACAGCACTTTCTACCACAAACGCTATTTACCTTTTCCACGATAAATACTTCTACATGGTGATGCAATACTTCAAATAGGGAATTCATGCCCCCGTTAAACTTTCAGTAACCACtagaacccaaaaaaataataataaataaagctACAAGAATCATAATGGACAGCCATGGAACTTTACAAGCAGGAAACCACAAGAATTATAATGGACAACCAAAGTTTAAACTTGAAAATTTAACATCTGCACTGATATTTAGAAGCTCGAGCATCAccaaattaaaaaaacaaaaaaaaaaagagtaccaAAGCGTAGCTTGCTTAATGCCTAAATGGATGATCAAAGTATCAAAACTTGtaatttcaagtttacaatgGACCATTCCTAGCACACATGACCATTCCACAAcaacgaaaataaaaaacaaatttagagaaagaaagaataacACAACAGTAGAATTATATTAGGCTCTAGCAAGGAATCACATGACAATGAGTACAAAAAGAAACAACTAATTAAGACTTAACTAAAGCTGAATTATACTTAATTTGACAAATTGAAAGGCTAACAAAACTAATAATTGACTTGTCTAGGAGTATGGACCTAACTAGAAGCATCTAACACAAAGCTAAGGAGTCAATCTGAAAGAAACCAAGAGAAGTCAAAACAGAAAACTAGGAAAGACAATGGGCTAAAGTtgcattttgttttatttcgtTTTTCTTCACTGTACCAAAATGCCACAGCTGCtatttgtcattcttcttttctCCGATTGGTTCTCAACTCTGGTCAGTTCGGACTTCCACCCTCTCCCACACAGATTCCACACAATATACCCAAATTAAAATTCAGAAAGAAAAAGTGGAAAAATTAGTGAAAAAGTGACAAAATAGCAAAAACCAACACAATTTCCCTCAACTCCAATCACCCTCATCTCTCTGTTAGCTTTCTCACAATCTCACGGGCACTCGCACTTACAAACAGGTAGTGAGCATGAAAAGTTTGATACTTTCCTTTTTATCAATCCCTTGTACAGCTTGAGCCCGAATTTTCAATCTAAAAATCTACTCAAACCTATGAtcaattccagccacttaaaatCGATTAACAAGATGAAAGTATAGCATAACTGACATGATTGCAGACAAAGAAGAAAACAATACAATAAAGGGAGAAAAAAGTACAAGAGTGCGGGAAACTTTACAGAGTGATGATTTCTGCTGTAGTGGCGGAACTCCAGTGAGGCGATGGCAGCGACCTTTGCCTCCTCTACTCCTTGGCACGCCCAACCTGAGTATCTAGTCAGTACGGAGAAGCATGGGGATGGGTTTcagaggaaagaagaaaaaggaaagagcaCGATTATCtgatttcttattttttgtccTAGCAAAGAGAACGAAGGCTTATTTGTGCAGGTGTGGTGGTTGACGAGAATAGCAAAGAAGCGGCCAAGTTAGCAACCGCAAATGGGGGAGGGGGCGGCGAAGGCGGAGGCGGAGGTGGAGACGGAGATGGtaaggagaaaaggaaaatatggggttggaaagaaaaatataaacttTTTGTTGGTTTGGTTCGATATAAAAGGTTTTCCTTATGAAAATCTTTTTGTCCAGGAAAATACTTAAACCTTTCTTACATTTTCCTGGatcaaaaataattttcatcatATGTAAGAAGTAAATCTTTTTGTCAggaaaataattaaactttcttatatttttctgtATTCTTTggatcaaaaaaaattttcatcataTGTACGAAGTGATAAGTAACAACATCAGGGAAGTCtgaactgaattttttttaagtagaTATAAGTAGGGGTGGGCGTAGATCGGATACCCATCCTATT
This region of Coffea arabica cultivar ET-39 chromosome 3c, Coffea Arabica ET-39 HiFi, whole genome shotgun sequence genomic DNA includes:
- the LOC113734979 gene encoding uncharacterized protein, which encodes MVNLDQPKSRVAFVLIDGLGDVSLPKLGYKTPLQAAKTPNLDAIASAGVNGLMDPVEVGLACGSDTAHLSLLGYDPRVYYRGRGAFESMGAGLAMSPGDIAFKSNFATLDEKTGIVISRRADRHFEEEGPILCAALDGMKLPSFPQYEVRVRYATEHRCGVVVKGPKLSGNISGTDPLKDNRLLLQAQALDKTDEAKHTAEVVNELSKEMSRILVAHPLNAKRAVEGKSIANVVLLRGCGIRIEVPQFESLQGLWPCMVAPTKIIAGLGLSLGIDILEAPGATGDYRTLLTSKATAVAKALSAPLQSCPNVFVPGEDEHKPGRSGGYDFGFLHIKAIDDAGHDKASIFKVKGLEAVDRAIGQLAKLLWQTQSTGKFKYFLCVTGDHSTPVEYGDHSFEPVPFTLCQLEDFVGALGEFLLSETSLEPFPLPVICASEDIMDDLGNQESTKSKQAKAFSGDSVCVFDEIAAARGCLGRFPGSEMMGIIKAYLKLKS